A single genomic interval of Paracoccus contaminans harbors:
- the nikC gene encoding nickel transporter permease yields the protein MSDQPAPLSRRDWLLSNAPQTRRQARLGALYQGWLTFRGNHLAMLGLAVLALLVGAALLAPWIAPHSPFAQNLADRLQPPSAAHWLGTDALGRDILSRLIWGSRITLFIVGTVALVSPLIGLIVGTLAGFAGGWVDQVLMRITDIFLAFPKLILALAFVAALGPSVGNAVLALALTGWPPYARLARAETLTIRNADFIAAARMQGASGLRLLILHIWPLCLSSLIVRVALDMAGIILSAAGLGFLGLGAQPPQPEWGAMIADGRAYILDFWWVAAMPGIAILLVSLAFNFLGDGLRDVLDPKGAQE from the coding sequence GCAATGCGCCGCAGACCCGCCGCCAGGCGCGGCTGGGCGCCCTTTATCAGGGGTGGCTGACCTTCCGGGGCAACCATCTGGCGATGCTGGGGCTGGCCGTGCTGGCGCTGCTGGTCGGGGCGGCGCTGCTGGCCCCCTGGATCGCGCCGCACAGCCCCTTTGCCCAGAACCTTGCCGACCGCCTGCAACCCCCCTCGGCCGCGCACTGGCTGGGCACCGACGCGCTGGGGCGGGACATCCTGTCGCGCCTGATTTGGGGCTCGCGGATCACGCTGTTCATCGTGGGCACGGTGGCGCTGGTTTCCCCTTTGATCGGCCTGATCGTCGGCACGTTGGCAGGGTTCGCGGGCGGCTGGGTGGATCAGGTGCTGATGCGGATCACCGACATCTTCCTGGCCTTCCCCAAGCTGATCCTGGCGCTGGCTTTCGTCGCCGCGCTGGGGCCGAGCGTGGGGAACGCCGTCCTCGCGCTGGCGCTGACGGGCTGGCCGCCCTATGCGCGGCTGGCGCGGGCGGAAACCCTGACAATCCGCAATGCCGATTTCATCGCCGCCGCGCGGATGCAGGGGGCATCGGGGCTGCGACTGCTGATCCTGCATATCTGGCCGCTGTGCCTGTCCTCGCTGATCGTGCGGGTGGCGCTGGACATGGCGGGGATCATCCTGTCGGCCGCGGGGCTGGGTTTCCTGGGCTTGGGCGCGCAGCCGCCGCAACCCGAATGGGGCGCGATGATCGCGGACGGGCGGGCCTATATCCTCGATTTCTGGTGGGTCGCGGCCATGCCCGGCATCGCCATCCTGCTGGTCAGCCTGGCATTCAACTTTCTGGGCGACGGGCTGCGCGACGTGCTCGACCCCAAGGGGGCGCAGGAATGA